One stretch of Rhea pennata isolate bPtePen1 chromosome 23, bPtePen1.pri, whole genome shotgun sequence DNA includes these proteins:
- the MARCKSL1 gene encoding MARCKS-related protein, translating into MGSQGSKAAKAEVGAQPAGPAAAAEPAKANGQENGHVRLNGDMTPKVGVEAAPLNGNGSAEPLKEEGKGEAGGGDAIEPAPAAEGGEAKPESTAAPKDTPKKKKKFSFKKSFKLSGISFRKNKKEAGDSSVSSPTEDQGKADTKGEENPACSASDTEPTAPPQEGKAEEKGSAGESSTAADGQQEAEPKREDAEAGEAKEEEKQQPGESQGDTAKPEEPSKPAGPEPTTTPAAAEQKEE; encoded by the exons ATGGGCAGCCAGGGCTCCAAGGCGGCCAAGGCGGAGGTAGGCGCCcagccggccgggcccgccgccgccgccgagcccgccAAGGCCAACGGGCAG gAGAACGGCCACGTGAGGCTCAACGGGGACATGACGCCCAAGGTGGGCGTTGAGGCTGCGCCCCTGAACGGCAACGGCTCTGCTGAACCCCTCAAGGAGGAGGGCAAgggcgaggcgggcggcggggacgcCATCGAGCCTGCCCCCGCCGCCGAAGGCGGGGAGGCTAAGCCCGAAAGCACTGCGGCCCCCAAAGACACCcccaagaagaagaagaagttcTCGTTCAAGAAGTCCTTCAAGCTGAGCGGGATCTCTTTCaggaagaacaagaaagaagctGGGGACTCCTCTGTGTCCTCTCCCACTGAGGACCAAGGCAAAGCAGACACCAAGGGAGAGGAGAACCCTGCTTGCTCCGCGAGCGACACAGAGCCAACTGCTCCTCCGcaggaagggaaagcagaggagaagggcAGTGCAGGGGAGAGCAGTACTGCTGCTGATGGgcagcaggaagctgagcccaAGAGGGAGGATGCAGAAGCAGGGGAAGCcaaggaggaagagaagcagcagccaggggAAAGCCAGGGAGATACAGCCAAACCAGAGGAGCCCTCAAAACCTGCAGGGCCTGAGCCTACAACaactcctgcagcagctgagcagaaggAAGAGTAG
- the HDAC1 gene encoding histone deacetylase 1 — protein MALTQGTKRKVCYYYDGDVGNYYYGQGHPMKPHRIRMTHNLLLNYGLYRKMEIYRPHKANAEEMTKYHSDDYIKFLRSIRPDNMSEYSKQMQRFNVGEDCPVFDGLFEFCQLSAGGSVASAVKLNKQQTDIAVNWAGGLHHAKKSEASGFCYVNDIVLAILELLKYHQRVLYIDIDIHHGDGVEEAFYTTDRVMTVSFHKYGEYFPGTGDLRDIGAGKGKYYAVNYPLRDGIDDESYEAIFKPVISKVMETFQPSAVVLQCGSDSLSGDRLGCFNLTIKGHAKCVEFVKSFNLPMLMLGGGGYTIRNVARCWTYETAVALDTEIPNELPYNDYFEYFGPDFKLHISPSNMTNQNTNEYLEKIKQRLFENLRMLPHAPGVQMQPIPEDAVQEDSGDEEEEDPEKRISIRNSDKRISCDEEFSDSEDEGEGGRKNVANFKKAKRVKTEEEKEEEEKKDEKEEEKAKEEKAEPKGVKEETKSA, from the exons ATGGCGCTGACGCAGGGGACCAAGCGGAAAGTCTGTTACTATTACGACG GTGATGTTGGAAACTACTATTATGGTCAGGGACATCCAATGAAACCCCACAGGATCCGGATGACCCACAACCTACTGCTGAACTATGGCCTCTACAGGAAGATGGAGATATAT cGTCCTCACAAggcaaatgcagaagaaatgacCAAGTACCACAGTGATGACTACATAAAATTTCTGAGATCTATTCGCCCAGATAACATGTCTGAGTACAGCAAGCAGATGCAAAGAT TCAATGTTGGGGAAGACTGCCCTGTATTTGATGGCTTATTTGAATTTTGTCAGCTGTCTGCTGGAGGCTCAGTTG CCAGTGCTGTGAAGCTGAACAAGCAACAGACAGATATTGCTGTGAACTGGGCAGGAGGCCTTCACCACGCTAAGAAGTCAGAGGCTTCTGGCTTCTGCTACGTCAACGACATTGTCTTAGCTATCTTGGAGCTCCTAAA GTATCATCAGAGAGTGCTGTATATTGACATTGACATTCACCATGGAGATGGCGTGGAAGAAGCTTTTTATACCACAGACCGTGTCATGACTGTGTCCTTTCATAAGTATGGAGAATACTTCCCAGGAACAGGTGACCTGAGG GATATTGGTGCAGGCAAAGGCAAGTATTATGCTGTCAACTATCCCCTCCGGGACGGAATTGATGATGAGTCGTATGAGGCAATATTCAAACCG GTGATATCCAAAGTGATGGAGACTTTCCAGCCTAGTGCAGTTGTCTTGCAGTGTGGATCAGATTCTCTGTCAGGGGACAGGCTGGGTTGTTTTAATCTTACCATCAAAG GTCATGCTAAGTGCGTGGAGTTtgtaaaaagttttaatttgcCTATGCTGATGCTGGGAGGAGGTGGCTATACAATCCGTAATGTAGCTAGATGCTGGACCTACGAGACTGCCGTGGCTTTGGACACTGAAATTCCGAATG aacttcCATATAATGACTACTTTGAGTACTTTGGGCCGGACTTTAAACTCCACATCAGTCCCTCAAACATGACCAACCAGAATACAAACGAGTATCTCGAAAAGATCAA GCAACGTCTCTTTGAGAATTTGCGCATGCTGCCTCATGCCCCTGGCGTCCAAATGCAGCCAATTCCTGAGGATGCTGTTCAGGAAGACAGTggagatgaagaggaagaagatcCTGAGAAACGCATTTCAA TCCGCAATTCTGATAAGAGAATATCCTGTGATGAAGAATTCTCTGACTCTGAAGATGAAGGGGAAGGAGGCCGCAAAAATGTTGCCAACTTTAAGAAAGCTAAGCGtgtgaaaacagaagaggaaaaggaagaagaggagaagaaag atgagaaagaagaggaaaaagcaaaagaggagaaagcagaacCCAAAGG GGTGAAGGAAGAGACTAAATCTGCCTAA